Proteins co-encoded in one Streptomyces sp. JH34 genomic window:
- a CDS encoding M6 family metalloprotease domain-containing protein, giving the protein MPRQHGPGGPERPRLRSAAAALTSLLALAATGLVAGPAVAATRDAGPCALPRTGAHHSLGLDTWNGAYPRPEHGLDAVMVFLSFPDSEPVVSPEVLAADYFPSTTRFFRRASYGKFTLRAHPQRQWTAMPHPSTWYGIQRDWGSERRSAYLRDAIRAADEQTDFAAHDVVYLVADPDAPGVDSDATKVVNFDRPVRADGTDIRRVVTVFEEHPPDRNVLAHETGHVFDLADLYHRPEDGKGDWDTYVGDWDVMGSQFGLSPDLFGWHKWKLGWLEGEEVVCVQGAADLTLQPMAEVPLPGASVGTRLAVVRTGTDSALAIEARSATGNDRTTCTEGVLVYRIRNATPSGGGPVEVLDTHPESDACWDRSVYPPLADAPLREGERYTVPGERIRIDVADRTPSGAWTVRVTTGV; this is encoded by the coding sequence GTGCCGCGTCAGCACGGACCCGGGGGACCGGAGAGGCCGAGACTGCGCAGTGCGGCGGCTGCCCTCACCTCCCTCCTGGCGCTCGCCGCCACCGGACTGGTCGCAGGGCCGGCCGTGGCGGCCACGCGCGACGCGGGACCGTGCGCCCTGCCCAGGACCGGAGCGCACCACTCCCTCGGGCTCGACACCTGGAACGGCGCCTACCCGCGCCCCGAACACGGTCTCGACGCGGTCATGGTCTTCCTCTCGTTCCCCGACTCCGAGCCCGTGGTGTCCCCGGAGGTGCTCGCCGCCGACTACTTCCCCTCCACCACCCGCTTCTTCCGGCGCGCCTCGTACGGGAAGTTCACCCTGCGCGCCCACCCGCAGCGGCAGTGGACCGCCATGCCCCATCCGTCCACCTGGTACGGCATACAGCGTGACTGGGGATCCGAGCGCCGCAGCGCCTACCTGCGCGACGCGATCAGGGCCGCCGACGAGCAGACCGACTTCGCCGCGCACGACGTCGTCTACCTCGTCGCCGACCCGGACGCCCCCGGCGTCGACTCCGACGCCACCAAGGTCGTCAACTTCGACCGGCCGGTACGCGCGGACGGCACGGACATCAGGCGCGTGGTCACCGTGTTCGAGGAGCACCCGCCGGACCGGAACGTCCTCGCGCACGAGACCGGGCACGTCTTCGACCTGGCGGACCTGTACCACCGGCCGGAGGACGGGAAGGGCGACTGGGACACCTACGTCGGTGACTGGGACGTGATGGGCAGCCAGTTCGGACTGTCGCCCGACCTGTTCGGCTGGCACAAGTGGAAGCTCGGCTGGCTGGAGGGCGAGGAGGTGGTGTGCGTGCAGGGCGCCGCCGACCTCACGCTGCAGCCCATGGCCGAGGTGCCCCTGCCCGGGGCGTCCGTCGGGACCCGGCTCGCGGTCGTCAGGACGGGCACGGACAGCGCCCTGGCCATCGAGGCCCGCAGCGCCACGGGCAACGACCGGACGACCTGCACCGAGGGTGTGCTCGTCTACCGCATCCGCAACGCGACGCCGTCCGGTGGCGGCCCGGTCGAGGTGCTGGACACCCACCCCGAGTCGGACGCCTGCTGGGACCGGTCGGTCTATCCGCCGCTCGCCGACGCCCCCCTCCGGGAGGGCGAGCGCTACACCGTGCCGGGCGAGCGCATCCGTATCGACGTCGCCGACCGGACCCCGTCGGGAGCCTGGACCGTCCGCGTCACCACCGGCGTCTGA
- a CDS encoding tetratricopeptide repeat protein, whose amino-acid sequence MVSTRAVPNLVFRRLRGQRSAGEFAAAVRRAAREIGEQVACDARYIGRVESGEIRCPNYAYERVFLHMFPGASLADLGFSDRGSVRGRGARTASAPPSTTPPTLDSDIHEESDVLRRVFMTGGTATVAASLGLGGRSAAADPLAVPAQRRVGEAEVSAVEKAVRRIRLLDDRHGGDGLYRQASQPLRAAYALLDSGAVTRGSTADRLHAGAGELAISVGWLAHDSGRFDDARSHYAEALATARLAGDAALEAHAFCNASFLARDTGRAREAVRAAEAGRRAARPLGSPRLLALLALREAGARAWLGDRTGCEQAIGRARAAFDRGACDSDPEWMSFFREAELELLEAQCWSALGDWARAARHARRATRLQDPHFTRNLALYRAQLAGDLARAGTADEAAAAGHQVLDLLDRVQSSRIRGMLSSAVRVLRPRGGPEVTALLARYEELPPGA is encoded by the coding sequence ATGGTGTCGACACGGGCAGTTCCCAACCTCGTCTTCCGTCGGCTGCGCGGTCAGCGCTCCGCCGGGGAGTTCGCGGCCGCGGTCCGCCGGGCCGCCCGCGAGATCGGTGAACAGGTCGCGTGCGACGCCCGGTACATCGGACGCGTGGAGTCCGGCGAGATCCGTTGTCCCAACTACGCGTACGAACGGGTGTTCCTGCACATGTTCCCCGGGGCGAGCCTCGCGGACCTGGGCTTCTCGGACCGCGGGAGCGTGCGCGGCCGGGGGGCCCGCACGGCATCCGCGCCTCCGTCCACCACACCTCCCACGCTCGACAGCGACATCCACGAGGAGAGCGACGTGCTGCGTCGCGTGTTCATGACCGGCGGTACCGCCACGGTGGCCGCGTCCCTGGGGCTGGGCGGCCGTTCCGCCGCCGCCGACCCCCTCGCCGTCCCCGCCCAGCGCCGGGTCGGCGAGGCCGAGGTCAGCGCTGTGGAGAAGGCGGTGCGCCGGATCCGCCTGCTGGACGACCGCCACGGCGGGGACGGCCTCTACCGGCAGGCCTCCCAGCCCCTGCGGGCCGCCTACGCCCTCCTCGACTCGGGGGCCGTCACGCGGGGCAGCACGGCTGACCGTCTGCACGCGGGCGCCGGTGAGCTGGCGATCTCCGTGGGATGGCTGGCCCACGACTCGGGCCGCTTCGACGACGCGCGTTCCCACTACGCGGAGGCGCTGGCGACGGCGCGGCTGGCCGGGGACGCGGCGCTGGAGGCGCACGCGTTCTGCAACGCGTCGTTCCTGGCCCGCGACACGGGGCGGGCCCGCGAGGCGGTCCGCGCCGCGGAGGCCGGCCGGAGGGCGGCCCGCCCGCTGGGCTCACCGCGGCTGCTGGCCCTGCTGGCACTGCGGGAGGCGGGGGCCAGGGCGTGGCTCGGGGACCGTACGGGGTGTGAACAGGCGATCGGGCGTGCGCGTGCCGCCTTCGACCGCGGTGCGTGCGACTCCGACCCGGAGTGGATGTCCTTCTTCCGGGAGGCCGAACTGGAACTGCTGGAGGCCCAGTGCTGGTCGGCTCTGGGTGACTGGGCGCGGGCGGCACGGCACGCACGGCGGGCGACCCGGCTGCAGGACCCGCACTTCACCCGGAACCTCGCGCTGTACCGCGCGCAGCTCGCAGGCGACCTGGCGCGCGCCGGCACGGCAGACGAGGCCGCGGCGGCGGGGCACCAGGTGCTGGACCTGCTGGACCGGGTCCAGTCCTCCCGGATCCGCGGCATGCTGTCGAGCGCCGTACGGGTGCTGAGGCCGAGGGGCGGGCCGGAGGTGACGGCCCTTCTGGCCCGCTACGAGGAACTGCCGCCCGGCGCCTGA
- a CDS encoding AAA domain-containing protein, translating to MTSVLDPGAAAARATDAILGDTLRGTARGVVVDSPPGAGKSTLVVRAALELASAGRPLMVVAQTNAQVDDLVVRLAEKAPSLPVGRLHSSDSDPYDKVLDGLDNVRTSAKAADLAGLDVVISTAAKWAHVKNVEPWGHAIVDEAYQMRSDALLAVAGLFERALFVGDPGQLDPFSIVGADQWAGLTYDPSASAVSTLLAHNPELPQHRLPVSWRLPASAAPLVSDAFYPYTPFRSGTDHGDRRLSFGVPSDGSGPDRVLDEAAESGWGLLELPARHTPRTDPEAVRAVALVVRRLLDRGGAATSERGPDPVPVTAERVAVGTAHRDQAAAVRAALAELGVTGVAVDTANRLQGREFDVTVVLHPLSGRPDATAFHLETGRLCVLASRHRHACVVVCRAGVADLLDEHPSTEPVQLGVTVKFPDGWEANHAVMSHLAEHRVHWSP from the coding sequence GTGACATCCGTTCTCGACCCGGGTGCCGCGGCCGCGCGGGCGACCGACGCGATCCTCGGCGACACCCTGCGCGGCACGGCGCGCGGCGTCGTGGTGGACTCGCCGCCGGGCGCGGGCAAGTCGACGCTGGTGGTGCGGGCCGCGCTGGAGCTGGCCTCGGCGGGCCGCCCCCTGATGGTGGTCGCGCAGACCAACGCCCAGGTGGACGACCTGGTGGTGCGGCTGGCCGAGAAGGCACCGAGCCTGCCGGTGGGCCGGCTGCACAGCAGCGACTCCGATCCGTACGACAAGGTCCTGGACGGCCTGGACAACGTGCGCACGTCCGCGAAGGCGGCGGATCTGGCGGGCCTGGACGTCGTGATCTCCACGGCCGCCAAGTGGGCGCACGTGAAGAACGTGGAGCCGTGGGGCCACGCCATCGTCGACGAGGCGTACCAGATGCGGTCGGACGCCCTGCTGGCCGTGGCCGGGCTGTTCGAGCGGGCGCTGTTCGTGGGGGACCCGGGCCAGCTGGACCCGTTCTCGATCGTGGGCGCCGACCAGTGGGCCGGCCTCACGTACGACCCGTCGGCGAGCGCCGTCTCGACCCTGCTGGCGCACAATCCGGAGCTGCCGCAGCACCGGCTGCCGGTGTCGTGGCGGCTGCCCGCGTCCGCCGCGCCGCTGGTCTCGGACGCGTTCTACCCGTACACCCCCTTCCGCAGCGGCACGGACCACGGCGACCGGCGGCTGTCGTTCGGCGTCCCCTCGGACGGCTCGGGTCCGGACCGGGTGCTGGACGAGGCGGCGGAGTCCGGCTGGGGGCTGCTGGAGCTCCCCGCCCGCCACACCCCCCGCACGGACCCCGAGGCGGTCCGGGCCGTGGCCCTGGTGGTCCGCAGGCTGCTGGACCGGGGTGGTGCGGCGACGAGCGAGCGCGGCCCCGACCCGGTTCCGGTGACGGCGGAGCGTGTCGCGGTCGGCACGGCCCACCGCGACCAGGCGGCCGCGGTGCGGGCGGCGCTCGCCGAGCTGGGTGTGACGGGCGTGGCGGTGGACACGGCGAACCGGCTCCAGGGCCGCGAGTTCGATGTCACGGTGGTCCTGCACCCCCTGTCGGGCCGTCCGGACGCCACGGCGTTCCACCTGGAGACGGGCCGCCTGTGCGTACTGGCCTCGCGGCACCGGCACGCCTGCGTCGTCGTGTGCCGGGCCGGGGTGGCCGACCTGCTGGACGAGCACCCGTCGACGGAGCCGGTGCAGCTCGGCGTGACGGTGAAGTTCCCCGACGGCTGGGAGGCGAATCACGCGGTCATGTCCCATCTCGCCGAGCATCGCGTGCATTGGTCGCCCTGA
- a CDS encoding phosphatase PAP2 family protein, translated as MPHATAATPSSGHRPRWWTELPLIAVVYGLYSLGRLLVHENIPAAVDNGLAILRLEKALRLNAEHPLNRLLTAHPSLGIPADFAYASLHYLVTPAVLVWIFRRRGAAYRAARTWLMTSTLLGLVGFTLMPTCPPRLLDAHHGFVDTMAQYSSYGWWGAGASAPRGLSGMTNQYAAMPSLHVGWAVWCGVLLWRHGRHPLVRAAGAAYPLLTVLVVMGTANHYFLDAVAGAAVMGVGALLTRPFMRLADRVKDRVRVVSARVPASLTPASIPARSTIVSDGCKTSAGERIPGQRTASADSSDARTLSAAEADDDAPAAAR; from the coding sequence ATGCCGCACGCCACCGCCGCGACACCGTCCTCCGGTCACCGGCCCCGCTGGTGGACGGAGCTTCCGCTGATCGCGGTGGTGTACGGCCTGTACTCCCTGGGCCGGCTGCTGGTCCACGAGAACATACCGGCGGCCGTCGACAACGGCCTCGCGATACTCCGCCTGGAGAAGGCGCTGCGTCTCAACGCCGAGCACCCTCTCAACCGGCTGCTGACCGCCCACCCCTCGCTCGGCATACCCGCCGACTTCGCGTACGCCTCCCTGCACTACCTGGTCACCCCGGCCGTGCTGGTCTGGATCTTCCGGCGCCGCGGCGCCGCCTACCGGGCGGCCCGCACCTGGCTGATGACCTCCACGCTCCTCGGGCTGGTCGGCTTCACGCTGATGCCCACCTGTCCGCCGCGGCTCCTCGACGCCCACCACGGCTTCGTCGACACGATGGCCCAGTACAGCTCCTACGGCTGGTGGGGCGCGGGAGCCAGTGCCCCGCGCGGGCTCAGCGGGATGACCAACCAGTACGCGGCGATGCCGAGCCTGCACGTCGGCTGGGCGGTGTGGTGCGGCGTCCTGCTGTGGCGCCACGGCCGTCACCCGCTCGTGCGCGCGGCGGGCGCCGCCTATCCGCTGCTCACCGTCCTCGTCGTGATGGGGACCGCGAACCACTACTTCCTCGACGCCGTGGCCGGAGCCGCCGTGATGGGCGTGGGCGCCCTGCTGACCAGGCCGTTCATGCGGCTCGCGGACCGCGTCAAGGACCGGGTGCGGGTGGTGTCCGCACGGGTTCCCGCATCCCTCACCCCCGCGAGCATCCCCGCGAGGTCCACGATTGTCAGTGACGGATGCAAGACTTCCGCGGGTGAGCGAATACCCGGCCAGCGGACCGCCTCCGCAGATTCCAGCGACGCGCGCACCCTCTCCGCAGCCGAGGCCGACGACGACGCTCCGGCAGCGGCTCGCTGA
- a CDS encoding histidine phosphatase family protein produces MAPRILLARHGQTQWSVQGNHTGRTDIPLLDAGRKGAELLGERLHREPWGGLPGVEVRTSPLVRASETCAIAGFGERAQPWDALMEFDYGDYEGLTPAQIKADRPDWLIWRDGVPGGETLAEVSARADEVVEWARSADRDVLVFAHGHILRVLGARWLGEDVSFAARIRLEPTSLSVLGWAYGLPALERWNDTGHLDR; encoded by the coding sequence ATGGCACCGCGCATCCTGCTGGCCCGGCACGGACAGACCCAGTGGTCCGTCCAGGGCAATCACACCGGCAGGACCGACATTCCCCTCCTCGACGCAGGCCGTAAGGGCGCCGAACTGCTCGGCGAGCGGCTGCACCGGGAGCCCTGGGGCGGCCTGCCCGGCGTCGAGGTGCGGACGAGTCCACTGGTCCGCGCGTCGGAGACCTGTGCGATCGCCGGTTTCGGCGAGCGGGCACAGCCGTGGGACGCGCTGATGGAGTTCGACTACGGGGACTACGAGGGGCTGACCCCCGCGCAGATCAAGGCGGACCGGCCGGACTGGCTCATCTGGCGCGACGGCGTCCCCGGGGGCGAGACGCTCGCCGAGGTATCCGCCCGCGCCGACGAGGTCGTCGAGTGGGCGCGATCCGCCGACCGTGACGTGCTGGTCTTCGCCCACGGGCACATCCTGCGCGTGCTGGGGGCGCGTTGGCTGGGGGAGGACGTGTCGTTCGCCGCGCGGATCCGCCTGGAGCCCACGTCCCTCTCGGTGCTGGGCTGGGCGTACGGCCTCCCCGCGCTGGAACGCTGGAACGACACCGGCCACCTGGACCGCTGA